A window of the Scandinavium goeteborgense genome harbors these coding sequences:
- a CDS encoding outer membrane lipoprotein carrier protein LolA: MKLWPLVVLLLAPLAHAITLDDLQQRFTEQPLVRAHFDQTRTIKEMPQPLRSQGEMLIARDTGLLWDQTSPFPMQLMLNDSRMVQIVNGQPPQTITADNNPQMFQFNHLLRALFQADRKVLEQNFRIDFQDKGNNSWTLKLTPITTPLDKIFTSIDLGGATYLNSIQLNDKQGDRTDITLTQQRLTPATLTDDERQRFAAQ; the protein is encoded by the coding sequence ATGAAACTGTGGCCTCTTGTTGTCCTGCTGCTGGCCCCGCTGGCGCACGCCATCACCCTCGACGATTTGCAGCAGCGCTTCACCGAACAGCCACTGGTGCGCGCACACTTCGACCAGACGCGCACCATCAAAGAGATGCCGCAGCCGCTGCGTTCGCAGGGCGAAATGCTGATTGCGCGCGATACCGGCCTGCTGTGGGATCAAACCTCGCCGTTCCCGATGCAGCTGATGCTCAACGATTCGCGAATGGTGCAAATCGTCAACGGCCAGCCGCCGCAGACCATCACCGCCGACAACAATCCGCAGATGTTCCAGTTTAACCATCTGCTGCGCGCGCTGTTCCAGGCCGACCGCAAAGTGCTGGAGCAAAACTTCCGCATCGATTTCCAGGACAAAGGCAACAACAGTTGGACGCTGAAGCTGACGCCGATCACCACGCCGCTGGATAAGATTTTCACCTCCATCGATTTGGGCGGCGCCACGTATCTGAACAGCATTCAACTCAACGATAAGCAGGGCGATCGCACCGACATTACGTTGACTCAACAGCGCCTGACTCCGGCTACTTTGACCGATGATGAACGTCAACGTTTCGCCGCCCAATAG
- a CDS encoding acyl-CoA thioesterase — translation MLNDPRFTTEVEITVPFHDVDMMGVVWHGNYFRYFEIAREALLNQFDYGYRQMKESGYVWPVVDTRVKYRDVVTFEQTIRVRAKLEEYENRLRIGYEIVDAATGKRTTTGYTIQVAVEEKTKELCFVSPAILFERMGVSA, via the coding sequence GTGCTCAACGATCCCCGCTTTACCACCGAAGTTGAAATCACCGTGCCGTTTCACGACGTCGATATGATGGGCGTGGTGTGGCACGGCAACTACTTCCGCTATTTCGAAATCGCCCGCGAGGCGCTGCTCAACCAGTTCGACTATGGCTATCGCCAGATGAAGGAGTCCGGCTACGTCTGGCCGGTGGTCGACACCCGCGTGAAATACCGCGACGTGGTGACCTTCGAGCAAACCATCCGCGTGCGCGCGAAGCTGGAAGAGTACGAAAACCGCCTGCGTATCGGCTATGAAATTGTCGATGCCGCCACCGGCAAGCGCACCACCACCGGCTACACCATCCAGGTCGCGGTGGAAGAAAAAACCAAAGAGCTGTGTTTCGTCAGCCCGGCGATCTTGTTCGAACGTATGGGAGTCAGCGCATGA
- a CDS encoding glycosyltransferase family 2 protein has protein sequence MSVAFSPCILIPCYNHGAMMASVLARLSAFEMPCIVVDDGSDDATREALNALAEMHKHVTLVRLAENAGKGAAVIRGLEEAQRAGFSHAVQVDADGQHAIEDIPALLSLAEKHPDALISGRPIYDDSVPRSRLYGRYVTHVWVWIETLSLQLKDSMCGFRVYPIAPTLQLAQQVPLGKRMDFDTEVMVRLYWQGNTSYFVPTRVTYPLDGLSHFDALKDNLRISWMHTRLFFGMLPRIPSLLFRRRRQHWAKQPEAKGLWGMRLMIWVWKTFGRGAFSLLLWPVIAVFWLTAREPRRASQQWIARAKRELAARNLPQPERFNSFQHFMGFGHAILDKVASWRGELKPGRDIVFAPGAQEALDMSAPQGKLLLASHLGDVEACRALSTRTINALVFNDNAQRFKQVMEENAPQSGINLISVTNIGPDTAILLKEKLDQGEWVAIVGDRIAVNPQRGGDWRVIWSEFMGSPAPFPQGPFILASVLKCPVLMIFALKQQGKLHVHCEPFADPLVLPRGERQQALQHTVDRYAQRLEHYALLSPLDWFNFFDFWRLPDATEKE, from the coding sequence ATGTCAGTAGCTTTCTCACCCTGCATTCTGATCCCCTGCTACAACCACGGCGCGATGATGGCGAGCGTGCTCGCCCGGCTGTCTGCGTTTGAAATGCCGTGCATCGTGGTGGACGACGGCAGCGATGACGCCACCCGTGAGGCGCTCAACGCGCTGGCAGAAATGCACAAACATGTGACGCTGGTACGTCTGGCAGAAAACGCAGGCAAAGGGGCGGCGGTGATCCGCGGTCTGGAAGAGGCACAGCGCGCCGGTTTCAGCCACGCGGTGCAGGTCGACGCCGACGGGCAGCATGCCATTGAAGACATTCCTGCACTACTGTCGCTCGCCGAAAAACATCCGGACGCGCTCATTTCCGGGCGACCGATATATGACGATTCCGTCCCGCGCTCACGCTTGTATGGCCGCTACGTCACCCACGTCTGGGTGTGGATCGAGACCCTGTCTCTCCAGCTCAAAGACAGCATGTGCGGCTTTCGCGTGTACCCGATTGCGCCCACGCTGCAACTCGCGCAGCAGGTGCCGCTCGGCAAACGCATGGACTTCGACACCGAAGTGATGGTGCGTCTCTACTGGCAGGGCAACACCAGCTATTTTGTGCCGACCCGCGTGACCTATCCGCTGGATGGCCTGTCCCATTTCGACGCCCTGAAAGACAACCTGCGCATCTCGTGGATGCACACCCGCCTGTTCTTCGGCATGTTGCCGCGTATTCCGTCCCTGCTTTTCCGCCGCCGTCGCCAACACTGGGCGAAACAGCCGGAGGCCAAAGGCCTGTGGGGCATGAGGCTGATGATTTGGGTGTGGAAAACCTTCGGGCGCGGGGCGTTCTCACTGTTGCTGTGGCCGGTGATTGCCGTCTTCTGGCTGACCGCCCGCGAACCGCGACGCGCCTCACAGCAGTGGATTGCCCGCGCCAAACGCGAACTGGCCGCCCGCAATCTGCCGCAGCCTGAACGCTTTAATAGCTTCCAGCATTTTATGGGCTTCGGCCATGCGATCCTCGACAAGGTAGCCAGCTGGCGCGGAGAGCTAAAACCGGGCCGCGATATCGTGTTTGCACCCGGCGCACAGGAGGCGCTGGATATGTCCGCGCCGCAGGGCAAGCTGCTGCTGGCCTCGCATCTGGGCGATGTCGAAGCCTGTCGGGCGCTCTCTACCCGCACCATTAACGCGCTGGTGTTTAACGATAACGCCCAACGCTTTAAGCAGGTGATGGAAGAGAACGCCCCGCAGTCGGGCATCAATCTCATTTCCGTGACTAACATCGGCCCGGACACCGCGATACTGCTGAAAGAGAAACTCGATCAGGGCGAATGGGTGGCGATCGTCGGCGATCGCATTGCGGTGAATCCGCAGCGCGGCGGTGACTGGCGGGTTATCTGGAGCGAGTTTATGGGCTCGCCCGCGCCGTTCCCGCAGGGGCCGTTTATTCTGGCCTCGGTGCTCAAATGCCCGGTGTTGATGATTTTCGCCCTCAAGCAGCAGGGCAAACTGCACGTGCACTGCGAACCGTTCGCCGACCCGCTGGTGTTACCGCGCGGCGAACGTCAGCAGGCGTTACAGCATACCGTCGACCGATACGCGCAGCGTCTGGAGCATTACGCCCTGCTGTCGCCCCTCGACTGGTTTAACTTTTTTGATTTCTGGCGTCTGCCGGATGCGACTGAGAAGGAGTAA
- a CDS encoding beta-hydroxyacyl-ACP dehydratase encodes MKPREIERQQTQPQALSVILHLDPELFWFQGHFDVQPLLPGVAQVDWVMHYATTLLAPGYRFHSIQNVKFQAPLLPETTVTLEMSWQADKQLLAFSYQRHDGDARHTASSGKIRLCQ; translated from the coding sequence ATGAAGCCTCGTGAAATTGAACGTCAGCAGACACAGCCGCAGGCGCTGTCGGTCATTTTGCATCTCGACCCGGAACTGTTCTGGTTTCAGGGCCATTTCGACGTACAGCCACTGCTGCCCGGTGTGGCGCAAGTCGACTGGGTGATGCATTACGCCACCACTCTGCTGGCCCCCGGTTATCGTTTTCACAGCATCCAGAACGTGAAGTTCCAGGCCCCGCTGTTGCCGGAAACCACCGTCACGCTAGAAATGAGCTGGCAGGCTGACAAACAGCTGCTGGCGTTCAGCTATCAACGCCACGACGGCGACGCGCGCCACACCGCCAGCAGCGGCAAGATCCGGTTATGTCAGTAG
- a CDS encoding AMP-binding protein, protein MKHPLPLSQWLSPTRPDDICIAWLGSRQWQLGELRHDVAQLTQSLQAQPGERWALCFENSYLFILALLATLHAGKIPVIPGHCRAALLNEQQDLFDGILSETQLDCGGPQIIVSASENASHAGDIVLPPVAADSFVELFTSGSTGQPKKIIKPIALLDEEARMLHTRFEQRLEGCRFVASVVPQHLYGLTFRIFLPMACGLPLHAAMLYYAEQLSALDPAHRYVFISSPAFLKRLDANLTPPPVDMILSAGGMLPWREAKVTQEWFKVWPDEIYGSTETGIMAWRQRIDNSTSWQLFPDVTLRAEGEEWRLISPLLNDPEGLLLDDMIELVDDGFRLTGRRGRVVKIEEKRVSLSEVEKRLLTLEGIVDAAAIPVSRGGRQGIGVVLVLTESAREQWQATGGKAQELAWRRALLPWLEPVSVPRYWRVLDEIPVNSMNKRVYAQLQELFL, encoded by the coding sequence ATGAAACACCCCCTTCCGCTGTCACAGTGGCTGAGCCCAACGCGCCCTGACGACATCTGCATTGCCTGGCTCGGGTCACGGCAATGGCAGCTTGGCGAATTACGCCACGACGTCGCGCAGCTGACGCAGTCGTTACAGGCACAGCCCGGTGAGCGCTGGGCGCTGTGTTTCGAAAACAGTTATTTGTTTATTCTCGCGCTGCTGGCCACGCTGCACGCGGGCAAAATCCCGGTGATCCCAGGCCACTGCCGCGCCGCGCTGCTGAACGAACAGCAGGATTTATTCGACGGTATTCTGAGTGAAACGCAGCTCGACTGCGGCGGCCCACAGATTATCGTCAGCGCCAGCGAAAATGCCTCGCACGCGGGAGATATCGTGCTCCCGCCCGTCGCCGCTGACAGCTTTGTGGAACTCTTTACCTCCGGCTCCACCGGCCAGCCGAAAAAAATCATCAAGCCCATCGCGCTGCTCGACGAAGAAGCGCGGATGTTGCACACCCGCTTCGAACAGCGCCTCGAAGGCTGTCGGTTCGTGGCGTCCGTCGTGCCGCAGCACCTTTACGGCCTGACGTTCCGCATCTTCTTGCCGATGGCCTGCGGGCTGCCGCTGCACGCCGCGATGCTCTACTACGCCGAACAACTGAGCGCGCTGGACCCTGCGCATCGCTACGTGTTTATCAGTAGCCCGGCGTTTCTCAAGCGTCTGGATGCGAATCTCACGCCGCCGCCCGTCGACATGATCCTCTCCGCTGGCGGAATGCTGCCGTGGCGAGAAGCGAAAGTGACGCAGGAATGGTTCAAGGTCTGGCCGGATGAAATCTACGGCAGCACCGAAACCGGGATCATGGCCTGGCGCCAGCGCATCGATAACAGCACCTCGTGGCAGCTTTTCCCGGACGTGACGCTGCGGGCCGAAGGCGAAGAGTGGCGGCTGATTTCGCCGTTGCTTAATGACCCCGAAGGCCTGCTGCTCGACGACATGATTGAACTGGTCGATGACGGTTTCCGCCTGACGGGACGTCGTGGCCGGGTGGTTAAAATTGAAGAAAAACGCGTTTCTCTGAGCGAAGTGGAAAAACGACTGCTGACGCTGGAAGGCATTGTCGATGCCGCCGCGATCCCCGTTTCACGCGGGGGCCGTCAGGGCATCGGTGTGGTGCTGGTGCTCACGGAAAGCGCCCGCGAACAATGGCAGGCGACCGGCGGAAAAGCGCAGGAGTTGGCCTGGCGTCGCGCGTTGCTGCCGTGGCTGGAGCCGGTTTCCGTGCCGCGCTACTGGCGGGTGCTCGACGAAATCCCGGTCAACAGCATGAACAAGCGTGTCTATGCGCAATTGCAGGAGCTATTTTTATGA
- a CDS encoding acyl carrier protein produces the protein MTEQETIYQEVTELLHKLFELDPQDITPESRLYEDLELDSIDAVDMVVHLQKKTGKKIKPEEFKSVRTVQDVVDAVSRLLHDE, from the coding sequence ATGACTGAACAAGAAACGATTTATCAGGAAGTGACCGAGCTTCTGCACAAACTCTTCGAACTTGACCCTCAGGACATTACACCTGAGTCCCGCCTGTATGAAGACCTGGAGCTGGACAGCATCGACGCCGTCGACATGGTGGTCCACCTGCAGAAAAAAACCGGAAAGAAAATTAAGCCTGAAGAGTTCAAATCGGTCCGCACCGTACAGGATGTGGTCGATGCCGTAAGCCGTCTGCTGCACGACGAATAA
- a CDS encoding phosphopantetheine-binding protein, producing MQALYLEIKNLIIQTLNLDELSADDIDTDAPLFGDGLGLDSIDALELGLAVKNQYGVVLSAESEEMRQHFYSVATLASFINAQRA from the coding sequence ATGCAAGCCCTCTATCTTGAAATAAAAAACCTCATCATTCAGACCCTGAATCTTGATGAGCTGTCAGCGGATGATATCGACACCGATGCTCCCCTCTTTGGAGACGGCCTGGGCCTGGACTCTATCGATGCACTGGAGCTGGGACTGGCGGTAAAGAATCAGTACGGCGTGGTGCTTTCAGCAGAAAGCGAAGAGATGCGTCAGCATTTCTATTCCGTCGCCACACTGGCGTCCTTTATTAACGCTCAACGCGCGTGA
- a CDS encoding lysophospholipid acyltransferase family protein codes for MKTVSSRFNRLWRIFATGFCFSLFGLGGLLLSLIWFTILLLCVRNKDRRRSLARRSIATSFRFFLGVTKVMGVLDYRIHGEDILRQERGCLVIANHPSLLDYVMLASVMPDTDCMVKSSLLKNPFMSGVIRSADYLINSQADSLLPACQQRLAKGDTILIFPEGTRTRVGEPMTLQRGAANIAVRCASDIRIVTIQCSERMLDKQSKWYDVPPVKPIFDVNVRERLAIADLYDANLQEPALAARQLNRLFLSQLQQTNPEI; via the coding sequence ATGAAAACCGTCAGTTCCCGCTTTAACCGCCTGTGGCGCATCTTCGCCACCGGATTTTGCTTTTCGCTGTTCGGCCTCGGCGGGCTGCTGTTATCGCTTATCTGGTTTACTATTTTATTGCTGTGCGTAAGGAACAAAGACCGCCGCCGCAGCCTGGCGCGCCGCAGCATTGCCACCAGCTTTCGTTTCTTTTTAGGGGTCACGAAGGTCATGGGCGTGCTGGACTACCGTATTCACGGCGAAGATATTTTGCGCCAGGAGCGCGGCTGTCTGGTGATCGCCAATCACCCGTCGCTGCTCGATTACGTGATGTTGGCCTCGGTCATGCCCGACACCGACTGCATGGTGAAAAGCTCACTGCTGAAAAACCCGTTCATGAGCGGCGTTATTCGCAGCGCGGACTATTTGATCAACAGCCAGGCCGACAGCCTGCTGCCCGCCTGCCAGCAGCGTCTGGCAAAAGGCGACACGATTTTGATTTTCCCGGAAGGCACACGCACACGCGTGGGCGAGCCGATGACGCTCCAACGCGGTGCGGCAAATATCGCCGTACGTTGCGCAAGCGATATCCGAATTGTGACGATCCAGTGCAGCGAACGCATGCTCGACAAACAGAGCAAGTGGTATGATGTGCCGCCGGTGAAACCTATATTCGATGTGAATGTGCGTGAGCGTCTCGCCATCGCCGACTTATATGATGCAAACTTACAAGAACCGGCTCTGGCTGCCCGGCAGCTGAACCGATTGTTTTTGTCTCAATTGCAGCAGACCAACCCGGAAATCTAA
- a CDS encoding beta-ketoacyl synthase chain length factor produces MNFALNLIDWQARAPGLSDDAQWVQWANAVQPIDAAAPQAKLTALPMMTARRLSSGSKLAVECGLLMLRKHAIDAVLYTSRHGELERNFRILEALATEQSVSPTDFALSVHNSAVGNLTIVAQQPVVSSSLAAGKDTFQQGLCEVISLLQAGYQRVLMVDFDGALPAFYHPDLPESMPTWAYACAMVFEAGTSLTCSTQSGGTEAENALPQSLSFLRHYLNHDREFVIDGEVSRWCWSRA; encoded by the coding sequence ATGAATTTTGCATTAAACCTTATCGACTGGCAGGCCCGCGCGCCTGGCCTTAGCGACGACGCTCAGTGGGTTCAGTGGGCGAATGCCGTCCAGCCCATTGATGCCGCAGCGCCGCAGGCCAAACTGACCGCGCTGCCGATGATGACCGCGCGCCGTTTAAGCTCGGGGAGCAAACTCGCGGTGGAGTGTGGGCTGTTGATGTTACGCAAACACGCCATTGATGCGGTGCTCTACACCAGCCGTCACGGCGAACTCGAACGCAACTTTCGCATTCTCGAGGCGCTGGCGACGGAGCAATCCGTGTCGCCCACCGATTTCGCGCTCTCGGTACATAACTCCGCCGTCGGCAACCTGACTATTGTGGCGCAACAGCCGGTGGTCTCCTCTTCGCTGGCCGCCGGAAAAGACACTTTTCAGCAGGGCCTGTGTGAAGTCATCAGCCTGTTGCAAGCGGGCTATCAGCGCGTGCTGATGGTCGATTTTGACGGCGCGCTGCCGGCGTTTTATCACCCGGATTTACCCGAAAGCATGCCGACCTGGGCCTACGCCTGCGCGATGGTGTTCGAAGCCGGGACAAGCCTCACCTGTTCCACGCAATCCGGCGGAACGGAGGCAGAAAATGCGCTGCCGCAAAGCCTGAGTTTCCTGCGTCATTACCTGAATCACGACCGCGAATTTGTCATTGACGGTGAAGTCTCCCGCTGGTGCTGGAGCCGGGCATGA
- a CDS encoding AI-2E family transporter, translating into MTTPAADKAGLHILIKLAALVVILAGIHAAADIIVQLLLALFFAIVLNPLVTWFIRRGVSRPLAISIVVFVMLCVLTALVAVLAASANEFVAMLPKYNKELTHKLLAIQDAMPFLHMHMSPERMLQRVDSDKMMTFATTMMTGLSGAMASIVLLVMTVVFMLFEVRHVPYKLRFALVNPQIHIAGLHRALKGVSHYLALKTLISLWTGLIVWLGLMLLGVQFALMWGVLAFLLNYVPNIGSVISAIPPMIQAFLFNGWYECLLVGGLFLAVHMVLGNMVEPKMMGRRLGMSTLVVFLSLLIWGWLLGPVGMLLSVPLTSVCKIWMETTKGGSKLAILLGPGRPKSRLPG; encoded by the coding sequence ATGACTACGCCTGCCGCTGATAAAGCGGGTCTACACATATTAATAAAACTGGCGGCGCTGGTGGTGATCCTGGCCGGGATCCACGCTGCCGCCGATATCATTGTTCAACTGCTTTTGGCGCTGTTTTTCGCCATCGTTCTCAACCCGTTAGTGACCTGGTTTATCCGTCGGGGTGTCTCACGGCCGCTTGCCATCAGCATTGTGGTATTCGTGATGCTGTGCGTGCTCACGGCGCTGGTTGCCGTGCTGGCCGCGTCTGCCAACGAGTTTGTTGCCATGCTGCCGAAGTACAATAAAGAGCTGACGCACAAGCTGCTGGCGATACAAGATGCGATGCCGTTCCTGCACATGCATATGTCACCGGAGCGTATGCTTCAGCGCGTCGATTCCGACAAAATGATGACCTTCGCCACCACCATGATGACCGGGCTTTCCGGGGCGATGGCCAGCATCGTGCTGCTGGTCATGACCGTGGTGTTTATGCTGTTCGAAGTGCGACACGTGCCGTACAAACTGCGTTTCGCGCTGGTGAATCCGCAAATTCACATCGCTGGATTGCACCGTGCGCTGAAAGGCGTTTCACACTATCTGGCCCTCAAGACGCTGATCAGCCTCTGGACTGGGCTGATTGTCTGGCTTGGCCTGATGCTGCTCGGCGTACAGTTCGCGCTGATGTGGGGCGTGCTGGCATTCCTGCTGAACTACGTGCCCAACATTGGCTCGGTGATTTCCGCTATTCCGCCGATGATTCAGGCGTTCCTGTTTAACGGCTGGTATGAATGCCTGCTGGTCGGCGGGCTGTTCCTCGCGGTGCATATGGTGCTGGGGAATATGGTCGAGCCGAAGATGATGGGCCGCCGCCTCGGCATGTCGACGTTGGTGGTGTTTCTGTCATTACTGATCTGGGGCTGGCTGCTCGGCCCGGTCGGAATGCTGCTCTCCGTGCCGCTCACCAGCGTGTGTAAAATCTGGATGGAAACCACCAAAGGCGGCAGCAAGCTGGCGATTTTGTTGGGGCCGGGGCGACCTAAAAGCCGATTGCCGGGTTAA
- a CDS encoding DcrB family lipoprotein, with protein MRNLVKYVGIGLLVMGLSACDNSDSKAPAQGAAAESNAAAQPVKLLDGKLSFSLPADMTDQSGKLGTQANNMHVYSDATGQKAVIVIVGDNTDQDLAALASRLEAQQRSRDPQLQVVTNKSIELKGHTLQQLDSIISAKGQTAYSSVVLGKVDGKLLTLQITLPADDQQKAQSTAENIINTIVIN; from the coding sequence ATGCGCAATTTGGTTAAATACGTCGGTATTGGCCTACTGGTAATGGGCCTTTCTGCCTGTGACAACAGCGACAGCAAAGCCCCAGCTCAGGGAGCAGCCGCCGAAAGCAATGCCGCTGCACAGCCTGTAAAACTGCTGGATGGCAAACTCAGCTTCTCCCTGCCGGCCGATATGACCGATCAGAGCGGCAAGCTCGGCACTCAGGCTAACAACATGCACGTTTATTCTGACGCCACTGGCCAGAAAGCGGTGATCGTGATTGTGGGTGATAACACCGATCAGGACCTTGCCGCGTTGGCTTCCCGTCTGGAAGCGCAGCAGCGTAGCCGCGACCCGCAGTTGCAGGTTGTGACCAACAAATCCATCGAGCTGAAAGGCCATACCCTTCAGCAGCTCGACAGCATCATCTCTGCCAAAGGCCAGACCGCGTACTCTTCAGTGGTACTGGGCAAAGTGGACGGCAAACTGCTGACCCTGCAAATCACGCTGCCTGCTGACGATCAGCAGAAAGCGCAGAGCACCGCAGAAAACATCATCAATACCATCGTCATCAACTAA
- a CDS encoding 7-cyano-7-deazaguanine/7-aminomethyl-7-deazaguanine transporter, with the protein MMQFSQAQRVKALFWLSLFHLLVITSSNYLVQLPVSIFGFHTTWGAFSFPFIFLATDLTVRIFGAPLARKIIFAVMAPALLISYVISSLFYMGEWQGFAALTSFNLFVARIAAASFMAYALGQILDVHVFNRLRQNHRWWMAPTASTLFGNVSDTLAFFFIAFWRSPDPFMASHWVEIALVDYTFKVLISLVFFLPMYGVVLNMLLKKLADKSENPAFQAG; encoded by the coding sequence ATGATGCAGTTCTCTCAAGCACAGCGCGTAAAAGCGTTGTTCTGGCTTTCGCTTTTTCATCTGCTGGTGATCACTTCCAGTAACTATCTGGTGCAGCTGCCGGTCTCCATTTTTGGTTTTCATACCACCTGGGGCGCGTTTAGCTTTCCGTTTATTTTCCTCGCAACCGACCTGACCGTGCGTATCTTTGGCGCGCCGCTTGCCCGTAAGATTATTTTTGCGGTGATGGCACCTGCGCTGCTGATTTCCTACGTGATTTCGTCGCTCTTTTATATGGGCGAATGGCAGGGTTTTGCTGCGCTCACCAGCTTTAACCTGTTTGTGGCCCGCATCGCCGCCGCGAGCTTTATGGCTTACGCGCTGGGGCAAATCCTCGACGTTCACGTCTTCAACCGCCTGCGACAGAATCACCGTTGGTGGATGGCGCCGACCGCCTCCACGCTGTTCGGTAACGTCAGCGACACCCTCGCGTTCTTCTTCATCGCCTTCTGGCGCAGTCCCGATCCGTTCATGGCGTCCCATTGGGTCGAAATTGCATTGGTGGATTACACCTTCAAGGTGCTCATTAGCCTGGTATTCTTCCTGCCGATGTACGGCGTAGTGTTGAATATGCTATTGAAAAAACTGGCAGACAAATCCGAAAACCCAGCTTTTCAAGCGGGTTAA
- the tusA gene encoding sulfurtransferase TusA, protein MSDIFSAADHTLDAQGLRCPEPVMMVRKTVRTMPVGETLLIVADDPATTRDIPGFCRFMDHELIAQQTDNLPYRYLIRKNH, encoded by the coding sequence ATGAGCGATATCTTTTCTGCTGCTGACCACACCCTTGATGCCCAGGGCCTGCGCTGCCCGGAGCCGGTAATGATGGTCCGCAAAACCGTGCGCACGATGCCCGTCGGCGAAACGCTGTTAATTGTGGCGGACGACCCGGCGACGACCCGTGATATTCCTGGCTTCTGCCGCTTTATGGATCATGAATTGATTGCGCAACAGACCGACAACCTGCCTTATCGCTATCTCATCCGTAAAAACCATTAA
- a CDS encoding TRAP transporter substrate-binding protein, with translation MKMTVRPFVAALCFSTAALCFTPSVLAQTIRAADVHPEGYPNVVAVQHMGEKLKQQTNGDLEIKVFPGGVLGDEKQMIEQAQMGAIDIIRVSMAPVAAILPDIEVFTLPYVFRDEDHMHKVIDGDIGKQIGEKLTNNPKSKLVFLGWMDSGTRNLITKQPVTKPEDLKGMKIRVQGSPVAIDTLKDMGANAVAMGVSEVYSGMQTGVIDGAENNPPTFIAHNYMPVAKHYTLSGHFITPEMLLYSKVKWDKLTADQQKKIMTLAREAQMEQRELWNAYNKQALEKMKAGGVQFHEIDKAYFVQATEPVRKAYGEKHQDLMKAIADVQ, from the coding sequence ATGAAAATGACTGTAAGGCCATTTGTGGCCGCATTATGCTTTTCCACAGCAGCACTCTGCTTTACGCCTTCGGTTTTAGCGCAAACCATTCGTGCCGCCGATGTTCATCCTGAAGGCTACCCGAATGTGGTGGCGGTCCAGCACATGGGCGAAAAACTCAAACAGCAAACTAACGGCGACCTGGAGATTAAAGTCTTCCCGGGCGGCGTGCTGGGCGATGAAAAACAAATGATTGAGCAGGCGCAAATGGGCGCCATCGACATCATTCGCGTATCAATGGCGCCTGTGGCGGCGATTCTGCCAGACATCGAAGTGTTCACCCTGCCGTACGTTTTCCGCGATGAAGATCATATGCACAAGGTCATCGACGGTGATATCGGCAAACAGATTGGTGAGAAGCTCACCAATAACCCGAAATCCAAACTGGTGTTCCTCGGCTGGATGGATTCCGGTACCCGCAACCTGATTACCAAACAGCCGGTCACCAAACCGGAAGATTTGAAAGGGATGAAAATCCGCGTTCAGGGCAGCCCGGTGGCGATTGATACCCTGAAAGACATGGGCGCTAACGCCGTCGCGATGGGCGTGAGCGAAGTTTACAGCGGTATGCAGACCGGCGTGATTGACGGTGCCGAAAACAACCCGCCAACCTTTATCGCCCACAACTATATGCCGGTGGCCAAGCATTACACCCTCAGTGGTCACTTCATCACCCCGGAAATGCTGCTCTATTCCAAAGTGAAATGGGACAAACTCACCGCCGATCAGCAGAAAAAAATCATGACTCTGGCTCGCGAAGCGCAGATGGAACAGCGTGAGCTGTGGAACGCCTATAATAAACAGGCACTGGAAAAAATGAAAGCGGGTGGCGTGCAGTTCCACGAAATCGACAAAGCGTACTTCGTCCAGGCGACGGAGCCGGTGCGTAAAGCCTATGGCGAAAAGCATCAGGATTTGATGAAAGCCATTGCTGACGTCCAGTGA